In Paramisgurnus dabryanus chromosome 7, PD_genome_1.1, whole genome shotgun sequence, the following are encoded in one genomic region:
- the psmb3 gene encoding proteasome subunit beta type-3: protein MSIMSYNGGAVMAMRGKNCVAIASDRRFGIQAQLVTTDFQKIFPMGDRLYIGLAGLATDVQTVSQRLKFRLNLYELKEGRQIKPKTFMSMVSNLLYERRFGPYYIEPVIAGLDPKTFEPFICSLDLIGCPMVTEDFVVSGTCSEQMYGMCESLWEPDMEPEDLFETISQAMLNAVDRDAVSGMGVVVHVIEKDKITTRTLKARMD from the exons ATG TCTATTATGTCATATAATGGAGGGGCCGTCATGGCGATGCGTGGAAAGAACTGTGTGGCAATAGCATCAGACCGGAGGTTTGGTATTCAAGCACAGCTGGTTACCACTGACTTTCAGAAGATTTTCCCCATGGGAGACAGACTCTACATTGGGCTGGCAGGCTTGGCCACAGACGTACAGACAGT ATCTCAAAGGCTGAAGTTCCGCTTGAACCTGTATGAGCTGAAAGAGGGTCGACAGATTAAGCCAAAGACCTTCATGAGCATGGTGTCCAATCTTCTATACGAGAGGAG GTTTGGGCCTTACTATATTGAGCCTGTGATTGCTGGTTTGGACCCAAAGACCTTTGAACCATTCATCTGCTCTCTTGACCTTATCGGATGCCCCATGGTAACAGAAGACTTTGTCGTCAGCGGCACTTGCTCAGAGCAGATGTACGGCATGTGTGAGTCCCTATGGGAACCTGACATG GAACCAGAGGACTTGTTTGAGACCATCTCACAGGCCATGCTGAATGCCGTTGACAGAGATGCAGTGTCTGGAATGGGTGTCGTTGTTCATGTCAT agAGAAGGATAAGATCACCACACGCACCCTGAAGGCCAGAATGGACTAG
- the slc19a2 gene encoding thiamine transporter 1, giving the protein MSQPWLCPTVLLCIYGFFCSYRPLEPFLTPFLMGPDKNLTETMVVNEIYPFWTYSYLVLLFPVFLATDYLRYKPVLILQAASFIVTYALLVKVRSVPSMQLLEFFFGLATATEVAYYSYIYSVVEPSHYQKVTGLCRSVTLLGSAIGSLTGQILVSVGQVRLFYLSVITLVSSCVAFVAPWFLRMPSKSLFFHQIEGSSQDEAINKPMNSSPLISTLEDSESKMQLVSDKRTVLKKRTSSAGLLEVLKMLWGDFLQCYSSSTLLAWSVWWALSTCGYLQVINYAQALWEKILPSTSSEIYNGYVETISTLLGALAAFAVSFVKVSWAVWGELALCIFTAVIAVCVYLMVTIENIWVCYTSYVLFRATYMLLITIATYQIAANLSMKRYALVFGVNTFIALLLQTLLTVIVVDSAGLGLDIFSQFFIYASYFTAVAAIFFIAWLYKLVERRRSGEQTDNGLNVLASTEVDAAVSKDMRHVTEA; this is encoded by the exons ATGTCTCAACCATGGCTATGTCCTACCGTTTTACTCTGCATTTACGGATTTTTCTGCAGTTACAGACCTCTGGAACCTTTTTTAACTCCATTTTTGATGGGACCTGACAAAAACCTTACAGAGACAATG GTTGTGAATGAGATCTACCCATTCTGGACCTATTCCTACCTTGTCCTGTTGTTTCCTGTTTTCCTGGCCACAGATTACCTCCGCTACAAACCTGTTCTCATTCTCCAAGCAGCCAGCTTCATAGTGACTTACGCCTTGCTTGTGAAAGTCCGGAGCGTGCCTTCAATGCAGTTGTTGGAGTTCTTTTTTGGACTTGCCACTGCCACTGAAGTGGCCTACTATTCATACATCTACAGTGTTGTAGAGCCATCTCATTATCAGAAGGTGACTGGCCTTTGTCGGAGTGTCACACTGTTGGGCTCGGCCATTGGCTCACTAACTGGACAGATTCTGGTGTCTGTAGGCCAGGTGCGCCTCTTTTACCTGAGTGTCATCACGCTGGTGTCTTCATGCGTTGCTTTTGTCGCCCCTTGGTTTCTACGCATGCCCAGCAAGAGCCTGTTCTTTCACCAGATAGAGGGCAGCTCTCAGGATGAAGCAATTAATAAACCCATGAACAGCAGCCCACTGATCAGCACATTAGAGGATTCAGAATCAAAAATGCAACTTGTTTCAGACAAAAGAACG GTTCTGAAGAAGAGAACAAGCAGTGCTGGATTACTTGAAGTGTTAAAAATGCTCTGGGGAGACTTTTTGCAGTGTTACTCCTCTTCTACACTTCTGGCCTGGTCAGTTTGGTGGGCTTTGTCCACCTGCGGTTACTTACAAGTGATCAATTATGCTCAGGCACTTTGGGAGAAGATCTTGCCTTCCACGAGTTCTGAGATCTACAATGGTTATGTGGAGACCATTTCTACATTGCTTG GTGCTTTAGCTGCCTTTGCGGTAAGCTTTGTGAAAGTGTCGTGGGCAGTATGGGGAGAACTTGCTCTCTGTATTTTCACTGCGGTAATcgctgtgtgtgtgtacctcaTGGTCACCATCGAAAATATCTGGGTGTGCTACACCTCCTACGTGCTGTTCAGAGCTACTTACATGCTGCTGATCACCATAGCAAC GTATCAGATTGCTGCCAATCTAAGCATGAAACGATATGCTTTAGTGTTTGGAGTGAACACTTTCATTGCACTTCTACTTCAGACTCTGCTTACTGTGATTGTAGTAGATTCAGCCGGTCTGGGCCTGGACATTTTCTCACAG TTTTTCATCTATGCTAGTTACTTTACTGCAGTGGCAGCGATTTTCTTCATCGCCTGGCTTTATAAATTAGTCGAAAGGAGGAGATCTGGAGAACAGACTGACAATGGACTAAATGTATTGGCCTCAACAGAAGTAGACGCTGCAGTCTCCAAAGACATGAGACATGTTACAGAAGCTTGA
- the zbedx gene encoding zinc finger BED domain-containing protein 4: protein MKMEPSRSSFDHWMHRYHFTFRETRGRNITVQCNLCLPTIKLLSTAKDTTSNLKKHLERKHSLVYRKKTSKDEPSNSGHQTSELGPSDVKQPKMDHTLYTSQSKLNVLIFNFIVEDVQPISILEQPGFQHLIEVLSRGRKVMSRKTFVARLDAAFDRMKEELRVKLDKVQSLCTTADLWSVHNRVYFGMTCHWLEDNFERKSAALACTRIYGRHNCEMVIAKIQEIHSSYNIESKIRATVTDNGSSFVKAFKEFLPEDEREAEENQFEDVGSILGEGEGGDFFLSYFLPPHQRCAAQTLNLIASKDLAEAISKEQIQRVHNSSTAKCALIWRKARSSTVVADAVESIANLKFIDPCPTQWGSEYHFVQKIMSLTDAQLTQLIDFLDVPHFVPDEIAYLKEYADVFKPVAFALDLLQGEQKCFLGIVIPTLLTLKRKLQEKAASTQFFAEVIDSTVKAIESRFKQVFHSVDARLATTTMPQFRLWWLPEAERESLRATLVAEVLQLDQGFDEGDTNGVSLHEDEFFSYGPGSSSNRDEKRGAAEEVRMYLEGTNKDLQCLNEFPGVKKMFIKFNTTLPSSVPVERLFNHGGNFLSPKRNALTDEHFERLLLLRYNSKICTTAFE from the exons ATGAAGATGGAGCCGTCTCGTTCATCATTTGACCACTGGATGCACAGATATCATTTCACTTTCAGGGAGACAAGAGGGAGAAACATTACTGTTCAATGTAATCTTTGCCTTCCAACAATTAAACTGTTATCTACTGCAAAGGACACTACATCCAATCTAAAGAAGCACTTGGAG AGAAAGCATTCCTTGGtgtacagaaaaaaaacaagcaaagatGAGCCAAGCAATTCGGGACACCAGACGTCCGAATTGGGCCCGTCCGATGTAAAACAACCTAAGATGGATCACACTCTGTATACATCACAGTCAAAACTGAATGTACTGatttttaactttattgtgGAGGACGTGCAACCCATTTCCATTCTGGAACAGCCTGGGTTCCAGCATTTGATCGAAGTGTTAAGCAGAGGCAGAAAGGTCATGAGTCGAAAGACTTTTGTTGCCAGGCTTGATGCAGCATTCGATCGAATGAAAGAGGAGCTGAGAGTAAAACTCGACAAAGTGCAGTCACTGTGCACAACTGCTGATTTGTGGTCGGTTCACAACAGAGTTTATTTTGGAATGACCTGTCATTGGCTCGAGGACAATTTCGAAAGGAAGTCCGCCGCTCTCGCCTGCACGAGAATCTACGGCAGGCACAATTGTGAAATGGTTATAGCTAAAATTCAAGAAATTCACTCTTCCTACAACATAGAGAGCAAAATTCGCGCCACTGTCACTGATAACGGAAGTAGTTTCGTCAAAGCCTTCAAAGAATTCTTACCTGAGGATGAGCGTGAAGCCGAAGAGAATCAGTTTGAGGATGTGGGCAGTATCCTTGGTGAGGGAGAAGGAGGTGACTTCTTTCTCAGTTATTTCTTACCCCCACACCAACGGTGTGCTGCTCAAACGCTTAACTTGATCGCCTCAAAGGATCTAGCGGAAGCCATCTCAAAGGAACAGATACAGAGAGTGCACAATAGTTCAACTGCAAAGTGTGCATTAATATGGCGCAAGGCCAGGAGCTCTACTGTAGTGGCCGACGCTGTGGAAAGCATTGCAAACCTTAAATTCATAGATCCTTGCCCGACACAGTGGGGCTCAGAATATCACTTTGTTCAGAAGATTATGTCACTCACTGATGCACAGCTCACACAACTGATTGACTTCTTGGATGTCCCACATTTTGTTCCCGATGAAATCGCATATCTCAAAGAGTATGCGGATGTCTTCAAACCGGTGGCTTTTGCGCTTGATCTTTTGCAGGGAGAGCAAAAGTGCTTCCTGGGCATTGTGATACCAACATTGCTTACCCTGAAAAGAAAGCTCCAGGAGAAGGCAGCAAGCACACAGTTTTTTGCCGAAGTCATCGACAGCACTGTTAAGGCCATTGAGTCTCGCTTCAAGCAGGTGTTTCACAGTGTCGATGCCAGGTTAGCCACGACCACTATGCCACAGTTTAGATTGTGGTGGTTACCAGAAGCTGAAAGGGAATCTCTACGTGCTACGCTAGTTGCTGAGGTGTTACAGTTAGATCAAGGGTTTGACGAAGGCGACACAAATGGAGTCTCCCTTCACGAAGATGAATTCTTTTCATATGGACCTGGAAGTTCAAGCAACAGAGATGAAAAAAGGGGAGCAGCCGAAGAGGTACGAATGTACCTCGAGGGCACGAACAAAGATCTGCAATGCCTAAACGAATTTCCAGGCGTGAAAAAAATGTTCATCAAGTTCAATACAACTCTTCCTTCAAGTGTTCCAGTAGAACGCCTATTCAACCATGGGGGTAATTTTCTAAGCCCAAAAAGAAACGCTCTCACTGATGAACACTTTGAGCGTCTGCTGCTTTTACGTTACAACAGCAAAATATGTACTACTGCTTTTGAGTAA